Proteins from one Caldalkalibacillus salinus genomic window:
- a CDS encoding ATP phosphoribosyltransferase regulatory subunit, whose product MSKPFVFEKPIGMRDTLPTLLKKKSDIMSRVQHTVQQWGYEPIETPMLEFYDTVGGVSATLEQKLFKLLDRSGRSLVLRPDMTAPIARVVGSLLRDHPFPLRLSYQGHVFRAQEKEAGRNAEFPEVGVEYIGEEAPDADAEVIALAISALKAAGVPNFTLTIGHAGFITALFKQCLDHDEQEKTLKQSLYDKDYVGYRRAVNNMALTSEKKEALLSLLTHHGSTDILKQVRGMIKSADLDQVIQEIEELWTVLEDYNVTQYLKLDFSLMREMDYYTGVHFEIYAQNLGFPIGNGGRYDHLLSQFGRPAPAIGFSLKVDRILEVSTVETRSENKRVVITYTSKERQKAVALAERLREENHTVILHRMKNDHTPVSVEADERIALEQEEGSQ is encoded by the coding sequence ATGTCAAAGCCATTTGTTTTTGAAAAGCCAATAGGCATGCGGGATACGCTGCCCACATTGTTAAAAAAGAAAAGCGACATTATGTCTCGGGTGCAACATACGGTGCAGCAATGGGGGTATGAACCTATAGAAACGCCGATGCTCGAATTTTACGACACCGTCGGGGGCGTGAGTGCCACATTAGAGCAAAAGTTATTTAAACTTTTAGACCGCTCAGGGAGATCGCTCGTCCTCCGTCCTGATATGACGGCACCGATTGCGCGAGTAGTGGGCTCTCTGCTTAGAGATCATCCTTTTCCCCTACGTCTCTCGTACCAGGGACACGTTTTTCGTGCACAGGAAAAGGAGGCAGGACGTAATGCCGAATTTCCCGAAGTTGGTGTAGAATATATTGGAGAGGAAGCGCCTGATGCGGACGCAGAAGTGATTGCGCTAGCGATTAGTGCCCTAAAAGCAGCTGGAGTACCCAATTTTACCCTTACCATTGGTCACGCCGGATTTATCACGGCGTTGTTCAAACAGTGCCTTGATCATGATGAACAAGAAAAAACGTTAAAACAATCCCTATATGACAAAGATTACGTTGGTTACAGACGGGCCGTTAACAACATGGCTTTAACCTCAGAGAAAAAGGAAGCGTTATTGTCACTCCTGACACATCACGGGTCAACGGATATCTTAAAGCAGGTCCGTGGTATGATTAAATCAGCGGATCTCGATCAAGTGATACAAGAGATAGAAGAGCTTTGGACGGTCTTAGAAGACTATAACGTGACACAATACCTCAAACTAGATTTTAGTCTGATGAGGGAGATGGACTACTATACGGGGGTACACTTCGAGATATACGCACAGAATCTGGGATTCCCCATAGGAAACGGTGGGCGTTATGATCATCTCTTGTCGCAGTTTGGAAGACCGGCTCCGGCCATAGGCTTCTCATTAAAAGTGGATCGCATTCTTGAGGTGAGTACCGTTGAAACACGCTCTGAAAACAAACGCGTCGTGATCACATATACGTCCAAGGAACGCCAAAAAGCGGTTGCGTTAGCTGAACGATTACGTGAAGAAAACCACACGGTCATTCTGCACAGAATGAAAAATGACCACACACCCGTATCAGTGGAAGCAGACGAAAGAATCGCTTTAGAACAGGAGGAGGGGTCACAGTGA
- the hisH gene encoding imidazole glycerol phosphate synthase subunit HisH: MITIVDYGMGNLHSVSKAIERLGHAYQVTEDAEIIRQAEKVILPGVGAFGDAIAQLRRTGLDQVMRELVERETPLLGICLGMQLLFTSSEEGGHHEGLNLLEGHVQRFSGQDAQGQRYKVPHMGWNRLEHLKKGHPILANIDQGYTYFVHSYYVAEMKEEARIAEAIYGDTRVPGVVGTERLLGMQFHPEKSGPTGMKLLRNFIENIDA; this comes from the coding sequence ATGATCACCATCGTCGATTATGGAATGGGCAACCTCCACAGTGTGAGTAAAGCGATTGAACGACTCGGCCATGCTTACCAAGTGACTGAGGACGCTGAAATCATCCGTCAAGCTGAAAAAGTCATCCTGCCTGGTGTCGGTGCGTTTGGAGACGCCATTGCTCAGCTGAGGCGCACAGGCTTAGACCAGGTCATGCGTGAGCTTGTAGAGCGGGAGACCCCATTACTCGGGATATGTCTTGGCATGCAGCTCCTTTTTACGAGTAGTGAAGAGGGAGGACATCACGAAGGTCTAAACCTCTTGGAGGGACATGTTCAGCGGTTTTCGGGACAGGATGCGCAAGGACAACGTTACAAGGTCCCCCATATGGGATGGAACCGACTTGAACATCTGAAAAAAGGCCATCCGATTTTAGCAAATATAGACCAAGGCTATACGTACTTCGTCCACTCCTACTATGTCGCGGAGATGAAGGAAGAGGCACGCATAGCAGAAGCTATTTATGGGGACACACGCGTACCGGGTGTGGTCGGAACAGAACGTTTACTCGGGATGCAGTTCCACCCTGAGAAAAGTGGACCCACTGGGATGAAACTGTTGCGAAATTTTATCGAAAATATCGACGCCTAG
- a CDS encoding acyltransferase, with product MARKTKRYPVEGHNSLWQVYDTVSFIKVMKNFIFIQVARYCPFLKVKNAIYRTCLGMTVGQHTSFALMVMVDIMYPEYIKVGDNTVIGYNTTLLAHEYLISEYRLGEVHIGSDVMIGANTTILPGVTIGDGAVVAAGSVVTRDVAPGSFVGGNPIQTIRERV from the coding sequence ATGGCTAGAAAGACGAAACGATATCCAGTTGAAGGACACAATAGTTTATGGCAGGTTTATGATACAGTGTCATTCATAAAAGTGATGAAGAATTTCATTTTTATTCAGGTGGCAAGGTACTGTCCGTTCTTAAAGGTTAAGAATGCGATTTATCGCACGTGCCTCGGTATGACCGTAGGACAGCATACATCATTCGCTTTGATGGTGATGGTGGATATTATGTATCCGGAATACATTAAAGTAGGAGATAACACCGTTATTGGATATAATACAACCCTATTAGCCCATGAGTATCTCATATCAGAGTATCGTCTAGGTGAAGTACATATCGGGTCAGATGTAATGATAGGAGCCAATACCACCATTCTACCGGGTGTGACCATTGGAGATGGGGCGGTTGTTGCCGCAGGATCTGTTGTGACAAGGGATGTGGCACCGGGATCTTTTGTTGGTGGGAATCCGATACAAACCATTCGTGAAAGAGTATAA
- the hisG gene encoding ATP phosphoribosyltransferase — protein MSTGQHTLTIAMPKGRIFEEAVDLLRQADDHFPDSFEESRKLVIDVPEANMSFILAKPTDVPTYVEYGVADLGVVGKDILLEEQREVYEILDLQISHCRLSIAGLPDWKPTVAPRVATKYPRVASAYFRQQGQQVEVIKLNGSIELAPIVGLADRIVDIVSTGRTLKENGLEEMETMYDITTRLIANQVSYRTKTEQIEDLMARFNRVIQKGDEI, from the coding sequence ATGAGTACAGGACAACATACTTTAACCATCGCCATGCCCAAGGGTAGGATTTTTGAAGAAGCTGTCGACCTCTTAAGACAAGCGGATGATCACTTTCCCGATTCATTTGAGGAGAGTCGTAAACTTGTGATTGATGTACCTGAGGCGAACATGTCCTTTATATTAGCTAAGCCAACGGACGTCCCTACCTATGTGGAGTATGGTGTGGCTGACCTCGGAGTGGTAGGGAAGGACATTCTATTAGAGGAACAACGAGAGGTTTACGAGATTCTTGATTTACAGATAAGTCACTGTCGCTTAAGCATTGCAGGTCTACCTGATTGGAAACCAACCGTTGCCCCGCGTGTGGCGACGAAATACCCGCGTGTCGCATCAGCTTACTTTCGTCAGCAGGGACAACAAGTTGAAGTCATTAAGTTAAACGGCTCCATTGAATTAGCTCCTATTGTGGGCTTGGCGGACCGTATAGTGGATATCGTCTCAACAGGGCGGACGTTAAAAGAGAATGGACTCGAAGAAATGGAAACCATGTACGACATCACAACGAGACTGATCGCTAACCAGGTGAGTTACCGCACAAAAACTGAGCAGATAGAAGATCTCATGGCACGATTTAATCGTGTGATTCAAAAGGGGGACGAAATATGA
- the hisD gene encoding histidinol dehydrogenase, giving the protein MRITDQLDEVSLRRNIGQGTDAQRQSVLNILQRVKKEGDKALYHLTLRLDGVSLDDLRVSEAERKAAYDHVDEEAVTYFQEAIQNIERYHQKQVKQSWIDTRESGTLLGMKIQPLDRVGVYVPGGTAALLSSVLMTVIPAKVAGVKEIVMVTPPQKDGTLTPAVLVAADLLGVTEIYKAGGAQAIGALTYGTDTIQPVDKIVGPGNIYVALAKREVFGTVDIDMVAGPSEIVVLADEEQNPAYIAADLLSQAEHDPMSSSVLVTPSHTLAQRVQSEVETQIQSLPRKAIATASIRDYGAIYVTETLEEAVHAVNEIAPEHLELLVQDPFKLLGNIRHAGAIFLGEYSSEPVGDYFAGPNHVLPTNGTARFASPLNVDDFTKKSSIISYSEQDLLQNAHKIMALARYEGLEGHAQAIQKRVEATQQEEEDDGES; this is encoded by the coding sequence ATTCGTATCACTGACCAATTAGATGAAGTGTCTTTACGGCGAAATATAGGGCAAGGGACAGATGCCCAACGACAAAGTGTGCTAAACATCTTACAGCGTGTGAAAAAAGAGGGTGATAAAGCGTTGTATCACTTGACGCTTCGTTTGGACGGCGTTTCATTAGATGATCTCCGAGTGAGTGAGGCTGAGCGAAAAGCCGCTTACGACCACGTGGATGAGGAAGCAGTCACCTACTTTCAAGAGGCCATCCAAAATATTGAACGTTATCATCAAAAACAAGTGAAGCAGTCTTGGATTGACACGAGGGAATCTGGCACCCTTTTAGGGATGAAAATCCAACCTTTAGATCGTGTAGGGGTGTACGTGCCTGGTGGGACGGCGGCTTTACTCTCCTCCGTTCTGATGACCGTCATCCCAGCTAAAGTGGCGGGGGTGAAGGAGATCGTGATGGTCACCCCGCCGCAAAAAGATGGCACACTGACCCCAGCGGTGCTCGTCGCTGCTGATCTGCTAGGTGTGACTGAAATCTATAAAGCGGGCGGAGCTCAAGCGATCGGCGCGCTCACGTATGGAACAGACACGATTCAACCGGTAGATAAAATTGTCGGACCCGGGAATATCTATGTCGCTCTGGCCAAAAGAGAAGTATTTGGCACCGTTGATATTGATATGGTGGCAGGTCCAAGTGAAATCGTGGTGCTCGCAGACGAGGAACAGAACCCAGCCTATATTGCTGCCGACCTTCTATCACAGGCGGAGCATGATCCCATGTCTTCCTCTGTGCTCGTGACACCTTCCCATACTCTCGCGCAACGTGTGCAATCTGAAGTAGAGACTCAAATTCAAAGCCTTCCGAGAAAGGCCATCGCAACAGCGTCTATTCGGGATTACGGCGCCATCTATGTCACAGAAACATTAGAAGAAGCGGTGCATGCCGTCAACGAAATCGCCCCTGAACATTTGGAGCTTCTCGTCCAAGACCCGTTTAAACTACTTGGAAATATCCGTCATGCTGGTGCGATCTTCCTCGGCGAGTATAGCTCTGAACCTGTGGGTGATTATTTTGCTGGTCCTAACCACGTACTGCCTACAAACGGTACAGCTCGTTTCGCTTCTCCTCTGAATGTCGATGATTTTACGAAGAAAAGTAGTATCATCTCATATAGCGAACAAGACCTCCTGCAAAACGCTCATAAAATAATGGCACTGGCTCGGTATGAAGGATTAGAAGGTCACGCTCAGGCGATTCAAAAAAGAGTTGAAGCGACCCAACAAGAGGAGGAAGACGATGGAGAATCCTAA
- the hisB gene encoding imidazoleglycerol-phosphate dehydratase HisB: protein MENPNQPRSYRVVRNTSETQIELQLNIDGEGKSEIDTGVPFLDHMLDLFTRHGHFDLHIKANGDVEVDAHHTTEDVGICLGAALKEALGDKKGIRRYGNSFVPMDETLAQVVVDLSNRPHLEYRATLSQSTVGQFDTELVHEFFWKFALEARMNLHVLLHYGHNTHHQIEAMFKACARALDEATGMDPRVKGIPSTKGML from the coding sequence ATGGAGAATCCTAACCAACCGCGTTCGTACCGTGTCGTAAGGAATACGAGTGAGACACAAATAGAGCTTCAACTTAACATAGATGGAGAAGGAAAAAGTGAGATTGACACAGGCGTTCCTTTTCTAGACCATATGCTCGACCTATTTACGAGGCATGGCCACTTCGATTTACACATTAAAGCGAACGGCGATGTGGAGGTTGACGCTCACCACACAACCGAAGATGTGGGCATTTGCCTCGGGGCCGCCTTGAAGGAAGCATTAGGAGATAAAAAAGGGATTCGCAGATACGGTAACAGCTTCGTTCCCATGGATGAAACCCTGGCTCAAGTGGTGGTCGATCTGAGCAATCGCCCACACCTCGAATACAGAGCGACGCTGTCTCAGTCGACGGTCGGGCAGTTTGATACAGAGCTTGTCCATGAGTTTTTCTGGAAATTCGCCTTAGAGGCACGGATGAATCTACACGTGTTACTACATTACGGACATAACACACATCATCAAATTGAGGCGATGTTTAAAGCTTGTGCCCGTGCACTAGATGAAGCCACTGGGATGGATCCCAGAGTCAAAGGGATCCCTTCAACGAAAGGAATGTTGTAA